A stretch of the Taeniopygia guttata chromosome 3, bTaeGut7.mat, whole genome shotgun sequence genome encodes the following:
- the PTPN14 gene encoding tyrosine-protein phosphatase non-receptor type 14 — protein sequence MPFGLKLRRTRRYNVLSKNCFVTRIRLLDSNVIECTLSVESTGQECLEAVAQRLELRETHYFGLWFLSKNQQDRWVELEKPLKKQLDKFANEPLLFFGVMFYVPSVSRLQQEVTRYQYYLQVKKDVLDGRLISSFEQGIRLAGLAVQADFGDYNQFESHDFLREYVLFPMDWTQDEAVLEDLTQKVAQEHRNHSGITAAEAELMYINEVERLDGFGQEIFPVKDNHGNDIHLGIFFMGIFIKNRIGRTTVIYRWNDIGNIAHNKSSIVLELINKEENVLFHTDDLENAKYISRLFASRHKFYKQNKICTEQSNSPPPIRRRPTWSRSSLPRQHPFILPPMHVQCGEHYTETHNSQDSIFHGNEETFYCRSQTSLDRCPMDFSYLNGNGPNGSVCSAHSMNSLNRSQNFVQASPMSSNLSIPGSDIMRADYIPSHRHSAIIVPSYRPTPDYETVMRQMKRGVIQMDSQSQSLRNLNIGNTHAYNQPEDLVYSQPEIRERHPYTITYGPQGGGYNKPVAPSDQMNPNNAAQNKTAASAISHTVSTPELANMQLQSSQSYNTTHMLKNYLFRPPPPYPRPRPATSTPDLASHRHKYVSGSSPDLVTRKVQLSVKTFQEDSSPVVRQSLQEVSEPLMAVKHHAAVNKRHSLEVISNMVRGIEAMALKTLNAPLPRRNTLREQVQPEESVQMGHEVQQVPHYHHKKTFSDATMLIHSSESEEEEETQESVSRIAALHENMEYSAQLQAALARIPNKPPPEYPGPRKSVSNGALRQDHVSISVAVARAKAMRPGPSKAISVSRTDQVAINGSSLGPSISEPDLTSVKERVKKEPVKERPVSEMFSIEDSIIEREIMMRNLEKQKMAGLEAQKRPLMLAALNGLSVARVPVPEDSQDEVTKVPMDERCKILRRKLEEGMVFTEYEQIPKKKADGIFTTAALPENTERNRVREVVPYEENRVELVPTKENNTGYINASHIKVTVGGEEWHYIATQGPLPHTCHDFWQMVWEQGVNVIAMVTAEEEGGRSKSHRYWPKLGSKHSSATYGKFKVTTKFRTDSGCFATTGLKVKHLLSGQERTVWHLQYTDWPDHGCPEEVQGFLSYLEEIQSVRRHTNSVLDSSNTCNPPIVVHCSAGVGRTGVVILTELMICCLEHNEKMDVPVMLRHLREQRVFMIQTIAQYKFVYQVLIQFLQNSRLI from the exons atatCAGTATTATCTACAGGTGAAGAAGGATGTTCTTGATGGGCGATTGATATCCTCGTTCGAGCAGGGCATTCGACTGGCTGGTCTGGCAGTGCAAG cgGATTTTGGAGACTATAATCAGTTTGAATCTCATGACTTCCTCCGAGAATATGTCTTGTTTCCTATG GATTGGACCCAGGATGAAGCTGTCCTGGAGGACCTGACTCAGAAGGTTGCTCAGGAGCACCGAAATCACAG TGGCATTacagcagcagaggctgagcTAATGTACATCAATGAAGTGGAACGTCTGGATGGGTTTGGACAGGAAATTTTCCCTGTGAAG GATAACCATGGAAATGACATACACCTTGGTATTTTCTTCATGGGCATCTTCATAAAAAACAGAATTGGAAGGACAACTGTGATTTATAG GTGGAACGACATTGGGAATATTGCTCATAACAAGTCTTCAATTGTTCTGGAGTTGATCAACAAAGAAGAGAATGTACTCTTTCACACA gaTGATCTTGAAAATGCCAAATATATTTCACGTCTCTTTGCATCAAGACACAAGTTttacaaacagaacaaaatctgCACAGA ACAATCAAATTCTCCTCCCCCTATCCGACGACGGCCAACCTGGAGTAGGTCATCTTTG cCAAGACAACATCCTTTTATACTGCCTCCTATGCATGTCCAGTGTGGAGAACACTACACTGAAACACATAATTCACAAG ATAgcattttccatggaaatgaaGAAACTTTCTACTGTAGGTCTCAGACCAGTTTGGATAGGTGTCCAATGGACTTCAGCTACTTGAATGGTAATGGACCCAACGGGAGTGTATGCAGTGCCCACAGTATGAACTCCCTCAATCGCTCACAGAACTTTGTCCAGGCATCTCCAATGTCCTCAAATCTGAGCATCCCGGGAAGTGACATCATGAGAGCAGACTATATCCCCAGCCACAGACACAGTGCAATCATCGTCCCGTCTTACAGGCCAACTCCAGATTATGAAACTGTGATGAGGCAAATGAAGAGAGGGGTGATCCAGATGGACAGCCAAAGCCAGTCTTTGAGGAATCTCAATATTGGAAACACACATGCTTACAACCAGCCAGAGGACCTAGTTTACAGCCAGCCTGAGATTCGAGAGAGGCACCCTTACACGATCACCTATGGGCCCCAGGGGGGTGGCTATAACAAGCCTGTGGCCCCGTCTGACCAAATGAACCCTAACAATGCTGCTCAGAATAAAACGGCAGCCAGCGCCATATCCCACACGGTCAGCACCCCAGAACTGGCCAAcatgcagctgcagagcagccagagctaCAACACCACCCACATGCTCAAGAACTATCTCTTCAGACCCCCACCTCCGTACCCACGCCCGCGCCCCGCCACCAGCACGCCCGACCTGGCCAGCCACCGGCACAAGTATGTCAGCGGCAGCAGCCCCGACTTGGTCACTCGTAAGGTCCAGCTCTCGGTGAAAACCTTCCAGGAGGACAGCTCGCCGGTGGTGCGCCAGTCGCTGCAGGAGGTCAGCGAGCCCCTCATGGCCGTGAAGCATCACGCAGCGGTGAACAAGCGCCACAGCCTGGAGGTCATCAGCAATATGGTGCGCGGGATAGAAGCCATGGCCTTAAAAACTTTAAACGCCCCTCTGCCGCGCAGGAACACTTTGAGGGAGCAGGTGCAGCCGGAAGAGTCGGTCCAGATGGGGCACGAAGTTCAGCAAGTCCCTCACTACCACCACAAAAAGACGTTTTCTGATGCCACAATGCTGATACACAGCAGTGAaagtgaagaggaagaagaaacgCAGGAATCTGTGTCTCGGATAGCAGCCCTCCATGAGAACATGGAGTACAGTGCTCAGCTGCAAGCTGCCTTGGCTAGAATACCAAATAAACCTCCTCCGGAGTATCCTGGGCCTCGTAAAAGTGTCAGCAATGGAGCACTGAGGCAGGACCACGTCAGCATTTCTGTGGCTGTAGCCAGGGCCAAGGCCATGAGGCCGGGGCCTTCCAAAGCCATCAGTGTCTCTCGAACTGATCAAGTGGCAATAAATGGGTCTTCACTGGGACCTTCTATCTCGGAGCCTGACCTCACCAGTGTGAAGGAGCGGGTCAAGAAAGAACCGGTCAAGGAAAGGCCTGTGTCTGAAATGTTTTCTATCGAGGACAGCATTATAGAAAGAGAGATCATGATGAGG AATCTAGAAAAGCAGAAGATGGCAGGCCTGGAGGCCCAGAAGAGGCCCTTGATGTTGGCAGCACTGAACGGACTCTCAGTTGCTAGGGTTCCAGTGCCGGAGGACAGCCAGGATGAAGTCACCAAGGTGCCAATGGATGAGAGG TGCAAAATCTTGAGGAGGAAGCTGGAGGAGGGGATGGTGTTTACAGAATACGAGCAGATTCCAAAGAAAAAGGCAGATGGGATCTTCACCACTGCTGCCCTCCCTGAAAACACGGAGCGCAACCGCGTCAGGGAGGTCGTTCCTTACGAGGAGAACCGAGTGGAGCTGGTGCCGACCAAAGAAAACAATACAGGCTACATCAATGCTTCACACATAAAG gTGACTGTAGGTGGAGAGGAGTGGCACTACATTGCTACTCAAGGGCCCCTACCACACACATGCCATGACTTCTGGCAGATGGTGTGGGAACAGGGGGTGAATGTTATAGCCATGGTCACAGCTGAAGAG gagggaggaagaagtaAGAGCCATCGTTACTGGCCTAAACTGGGCTCTAAGCACAGCTCAGCCACGTATGGGAAGTTCAAGGTGACAACCAAGTTCCGCACAGACTCTGGCTGCTTTGCAACTACTGGTCTGAAGGTCAAGCATCTTCTCTCTGGACAAGAGAGGACAGTGTGGCATTTGCAGTATACTGACTGGCCAGACCATGGGTGTCCAGAAGAAGTCCAAGGCTTTTTAT CTTACTTGGAGGAGATCCAGTCGGTGCGTCGGCACACCAACAGCGTGCTGGACAGCAGCAACACCTGCAACCCTCCCATCGTGGTCCACTGCAGCGCAGGGGTGGGCAGGACTGGAGTGGTCATCCTAACAGAGCTCATGATTTGCTGCTTGGAGCATAATGAA AAAATGGACGTTCCTGTGATGCTGAGACACCTGCGGGAGCAGAGAGTGTTTATGATCCAGACCATAGCCCAGTACAAATTTGTCTACCAAGTGCTCATACAATTCCTGCAAAACTCGAGACTTATTTAA